A window of the Desulforapulum autotrophicum HRM2 genome harbors these coding sequences:
- the dksA gene encoding RNA polymerase-binding protein DksA, with translation MKDNDLIFFKNLLADRLNDLLSHADDTVTGMTVPKENFADPTDRASHEANRNFELRIRDREHKLIKKVKKALKRIEDGTFGMCETCGEDISIARLKARPVTTQCIDCKTREEVLEKALGI, from the coding sequence ATGAAAGACAACGACCTTATTTTTTTTAAGAATCTTTTGGCTGACCGACTCAACGACCTGCTTTCCCATGCCGACGATACGGTAACCGGTATGACCGTTCCCAAAGAAAACTTCGCCGATCCCACGGACAGGGCATCCCATGAGGCCAACCGGAACTTTGAGCTCAGGATAAGAGACAGGGAGCACAAACTGATCAAAAAAGTAAAGAAAGCTTTGAAACGAATTGAAGACGGGACATTTGGTATGTGCGAAACCTGCGGGGAAGACATCTCCATTGCAAGACTCAAGGCAAGACCCGTCACAACCCAGTGCATCGATTGTAAAACAAGGGAAGAAGTCCTTGAAAAAGCCCTCGGCATTTAA
- the hemA gene encoding glutamyl-tRNA reductase: MPEIILIGLNHKTAPVSLRECLSFPPEQTLDALETLLATVPVKEALIFSTCNRMEILFVPGNETATDQVVQFLSDYKALPIQEFEPSLYTYRNDDAVKHLFRVAASLDSMIVGEPQILGQIKKAYRKAIANKASGTILNRLMHKAFSVAKRVRKETGIGDNAVSISYAAVELANKIFSDLDRRSVMLMGAGEMAELAVEHLISNGVKQIIVANRTFANAVCLAQRFQGQAIKFEEMETFLCDVDIIISSTGATQHVLTKQQVKKAMAQRKNRPLFCIDIAVPRDLDPGINQINNAYLYDIDDLQNLVNDNLEERSREAVKGERLVEEAVVKFRWWLDSLAVVPTIKDLKRKLESIADKEAEKTITKLGPLAPEQIDAIKRLTRSVARKIMHDPILFLKNTGEHRNDAHYLSVARHLFNLDPGFEDNDR, from the coding sequence ATGCCAGAAATCATTCTCATTGGACTGAACCACAAAACAGCACCTGTCTCCCTCAGGGAATGTCTCTCCTTTCCACCAGAACAGACCCTGGACGCCCTTGAAACGCTCCTGGCAACGGTGCCGGTCAAAGAGGCCCTGATTTTCTCCACCTGCAACCGCATGGAAATTCTTTTTGTCCCCGGGAACGAAACAGCCACAGACCAGGTTGTCCAGTTTCTATCCGATTATAAGGCATTGCCCATCCAGGAGTTTGAGCCTTCCCTTTACACATACCGGAACGACGATGCGGTAAAACACCTTTTCAGGGTAGCAGCAAGCCTTGATTCCATGATAGTGGGGGAACCCCAGATCCTGGGTCAAATCAAAAAAGCCTATAGAAAAGCCATTGCCAACAAGGCCTCAGGCACCATCCTCAACCGCCTCATGCACAAGGCGTTCAGCGTTGCTAAACGGGTGAGAAAAGAGACAGGCATAGGCGACAATGCCGTTTCCATAAGCTACGCCGCAGTCGAGCTTGCCAACAAGATTTTCAGCGACCTTGACCGGAGAAGCGTCATGCTCATGGGCGCAGGAGAGATGGCCGAGCTTGCCGTGGAGCACCTTATTTCAAACGGGGTGAAACAGATAATCGTGGCAAACAGAACCTTTGCCAATGCAGTCTGTCTGGCCCAGAGGTTCCAGGGGCAGGCCATTAAATTCGAAGAGATGGAAACCTTTCTGTGTGATGTGGATATCATCATCAGCTCCACCGGTGCAACCCAGCATGTCCTGACAAAACAGCAGGTAAAAAAAGCCATGGCCCAGCGGAAAAACCGCCCCCTCTTTTGCATCGACATTGCCGTTCCAAGGGACCTTGATCCCGGCATCAACCAGATCAACAACGCCTACCTCTACGACATTGACGACCTCCAGAACCTTGTCAACGACAACCTCGAAGAGAGATCCCGGGAGGCGGTCAAGGGAGAGAGACTGGTGGAAGAGGCAGTGGTTAAATTTCGTTGGTGGCTCGACAGCCTTGCAGTTGTGCCCACCATCAAGGATCTGAAACGAAAACTTGAATCCATTGCAGACAAAGAAGCGGAGAAGACCATCACAAAACTGGGTCCACTTGCACCGGAACAGATCGATGCAATAAAACGACTGACAAGATCTGTGGCACGCAAAATTATGCACGACCCCATCCTCTTTTTAAAAAATACGGGGGAACACAGAAACGACGCCCATTATTTGAGTGTAGCCCGGCATCTTTTCAACCTGGACCCTGGGTTTGAAGATAACGACCGATGA
- the ccsB gene encoding c-type cytochrome biogenesis protein CcsB: MTLNICQKVLLFIATGAYFLSATGYILYLFIQKDRFQHTAFGLVCSGALFHVLAIGLATFIMGTLPVYDLHQNLSIAALALALSFIVLRFRFNLKILGIFTTPLVLTMMIAALFSPEVKPEADSILRGFWLISHILLIFTGEAALALACGAALLYLVQERAIKLKRRGFFYKRLPSLDLLDSTSYSCLITGFTMLTMGLIMGLVYAKSVWGRFWDWDPKEIWSAVAWLVYAAILHGRLTSGWQGRRSAIMTIVGFAVLVFTFLGVNLLIGGHHQIFTK; encoded by the coding sequence ATGACACTTAACATCTGCCAAAAAGTTTTGCTCTTCATTGCAACAGGGGCCTATTTTTTGAGCGCAACGGGTTACATCCTCTATCTCTTTATCCAGAAAGACCGATTCCAGCACACCGCCTTCGGGCTGGTCTGTTCCGGTGCTCTCTTCCACGTCCTGGCAATAGGCCTTGCCACCTTTATCATGGGCACCCTGCCCGTTTATGACCTTCACCAGAACCTGTCCATTGCAGCCCTTGCACTTGCGCTTTCGTTTATTGTGCTCAGATTCAGGTTCAACCTCAAAATCCTCGGCATCTTCACAACCCCCCTGGTTCTCACCATGATGATTGCAGCCCTTTTCAGCCCTGAGGTCAAGCCTGAGGCAGATTCAATCCTCAGGGGGTTCTGGCTCATCTCCCACATCCTGTTGATTTTTACCGGTGAGGCAGCCCTTGCCCTTGCCTGTGGCGCAGCCCTTCTCTATCTTGTCCAGGAAAGGGCCATCAAGCTCAAACGACGTGGATTTTTCTACAAACGACTACCCTCCCTGGACCTGCTGGATTCCACCAGTTACTCATGCCTGATCACAGGGTTCACCATGCTCACCATGGGGCTTATAATGGGACTGGTCTACGCCAAGTCGGTGTGGGGCCGATTCTGGGATTGGGACCCCAAGGAAATCTGGTCTGCCGTGGCCTGGCTTGTGTATGCAGCCATTCTCCACGGCCGGCTCACATCCGGGTGGCAGGGAAGACGATCGGCCATCATGACCATTGTGGGATTTGCCGTTCTTGTCTTTACCTTTCTTGGCGTAAACCTATTGATCGGTGGTCACCACCAGATTTTCACCAAATAA
- a CDS encoding precorrin-2 dehydrogenase/sirohydrochlorin ferrochelatase family protein, whose translation MKYYPVGLNIQDRNCLVVGGGRVGARKAETLARCRARVKVVSPCFDETLWNHLVSTVELVKREYLPQDLKGMFLVVGATDNRQLNKTIGKQARQAGILFNGADLPELSDFIVPAVVKRGDLTIAVSTSGNSPAFAKKIKHQLEGRFGPEYERFLSLMGKIRQNLLAREHAPGSHKKIFKQLIDSQLLDRMRENDQEAIERLVVDILGNRHGVETLFQEKNK comes from the coding sequence ATGAAATATTACCCAGTGGGCCTGAACATTCAAGATCGAAACTGCCTTGTTGTGGGCGGTGGCAGGGTGGGGGCCAGAAAGGCAGAAACCCTTGCCCGTTGCCGGGCCAGGGTCAAGGTGGTGAGTCCCTGTTTTGATGAAACCCTCTGGAACCACCTGGTTTCCACGGTTGAACTTGTCAAAAGGGAGTACCTTCCTCAGGATCTCAAGGGAATGTTTCTCGTGGTCGGCGCAACCGACAACAGGCAACTCAACAAGACCATCGGCAAGCAGGCCAGACAGGCGGGGATTCTTTTCAACGGGGCAGACCTGCCGGAACTGAGCGATTTCATTGTGCCAGCCGTTGTGAAAAGAGGAGATCTCACCATTGCCGTGTCCACTTCGGGCAATAGTCCGGCCTTTGCAAAAAAAATCAAACACCAGCTTGAAGGCCGGTTTGGCCCTGAATATGAACGATTTCTCTCCCTGATGGGCAAAATCAGGCAGAACCTCCTTGCCCGGGAACACGCCCCGGGCAGCCACAAAAAGATATTCAAACAGCTGATTGACAGCCAACTGCTCGATCGCATGAGGGAAAATGACCAGGAGGCAATCGAGCGTTTGGTCGTGGATATCCTTGGCAACCGACACGGGGTTGAAACTCTTTTCCAGGAAAAAAACAAATGA